Below is a genomic region from Aquipuribacter hungaricus.
CGGCGTGGAGTGCGTCGACGTCGTCGACTCCGAGCCGCTGCTCGTCGGCCAGGGCCATGGGCTTGGAACGCAGGACGTCGTAGCGGTCCCCGGTCTGGTGGTGGACGAAGCGGGCGATGTCGGCGGCCTGGGCGCTGGTGCCCTGCAGCCGGTCTGCCTGGGGGAGGAGGTCCAGCAGGGTGGTCTGGTGCGGGCCCTGCTCTGTGCGCCAGCCCAGGGTGCCGCGGGTCTGGTTGTGGTCCCAGGCGAGGACACCGGCGCCGCCGTGGCGGGCGAAGACGGCCGCTAGGCAGATGGTGGTGGGGGTCTTGCCCGCCCCGCCCTTGCCGTTGACGACGGCGATGGTCCGCCGTCCTGGCCAGTGCTGGCTGACGGCCTGCACGTCGTCCCGTTCGGCGCGCTCTGCTGCGCTGGGCGGCACGCGGATACCCAGGCGTCCGAGCAGGGCCCGCACACCGGTGGTGGCCGGCGGTTCGACCCGTTCGACGGTGAGGAACGACTGACGCGCCTCGCGCCTGGTACTGGGACTGGCGGGCACGGCCGCCGGGTCGCCGGTCTCGTGCCGGGCGGCCACGGCGAACTGCACGGCTGCGCCGGGCTGCGGTGCCAACCGCTGCGACGGGGCCGGCCGCTGGGACGGGGCCGACGCCCACCGCACGGGCGAGAAGGGCGCCGGCTGGTCTTCGACGGGCGGGCTCAGGACGACGGACGGGCTCGGGACGACGTCTACTGCGCCAGCGGCCGGACCACCCGCCGGTGGGACGGTTGACCCTGAGGCGGCCGGTGCGGCGCCCGCCGCCGGGTAAGGCGCGCTGCGTCCTGCCGGCGGCGCCGGAACGGCCGGCTTGGTGACGTCGACTGCGCCGTCGGGGTGCACGAGCAGCTGGTGGGTCTGCCCGTCGCGGTGGGCCTGCACGTCGAGGGGCTGCCCGTGCCGTGCGGCGTGCTCGATGAGGACGGCGAGAGCCTCGGCCTGGACCTGCTCAGGGGTCGCGGCGCTGAGGTCGACGCGGCCCTCGGGCAGGGCGACGCTGCCGGTGCCGTCGTCGGCGACAGTAACGGTGATCATGGCTGGCCTCTCGGTTCGCGGGGCAGGGTGCGGGGCAGGGTGCGGGGCAGGGTGCGGGGCAGGGTGTACAGCAGGGTCTGGTCGACCTTGTCCGCGACGACGTAGACGACGTCGTCGTCGGCGGCCGCGGGCAGGACGGGCTGGCTCGGTGGTTCGGTGTAGGCGGTGACCTCGACGTCGTCGGGGTCGCTGGCGTCGATGACGACGGCGGCACGGTCGACGGTGGCGTACACGGTGCGCCCGGCCACGGCCGCGGGCTCGACCCCTCGGCCGAGGTCGACGACGGCACCCGCGGCGACGTCGACGAGCACCGGGCCGAGGGTCAGGGTGCCGCCGCCGGCGTCGCGGACGGGCTCGTCGCGGTCGCTGACCGCCCGCGCGGGCACCGTGGTGTGCGCGGTGACCGTGCCGCCGTCGTCGCCGGTGAGGTCGAGGAGGCCGACGACGTCGCGGGCGGTGTCGCTGGTCGGCCACACGCCGATCAGGTGCTCGTCGTCTGCGGCGGACATCAACCGTGGTGCGCCGCTCGCGCCGGGGGGGCGGGGCAGCGTGTGCTGCTCGGGTTCTGCGTCGGCGCTGACCAGCCACCAGCTGCTGGCGTCGGTGGCGACCACCCCGCGGTCGCTGGCCAGCACGGGCGTGGCGGGCACGGGCACGTCGCGGCGGCGCAGGCCCTGGTCGGTGAGCATGGCCACGGTCTGGTCCTCCAGAACGACCAGCGGGACCGAGCCGAGGAAGCTGACCTCGGCCCGCGCGTCGAGCT
It encodes:
- a CDS encoding MinD/ParA family ATP-binding protein, giving the protein MITVTVADDGTGSVALPEGRVDLSAATPEQVQAEALAVLIEHAARHGQPLDVQAHRDGQTHQLLVHPDGAVDVTKPAVPAPPAGRSAPYPAAGAAPAASGSTVPPAGGPAAGAVDVVPSPSVVLSPPVEDQPAPFSPVRWASAPSQRPAPSQRLAPQPGAAVQFAVAARHETGDPAAVPASPSTRREARQSFLTVERVEPPATTGVRALLGRLGIRVPPSAAERAERDDVQAVSQHWPGRRTIAVVNGKGGAGKTPTTICLAAVFARHGGAGVLAWDHNQTRGTLGWRTEQGPHQTTLLDLLPQADRLQGTSAQAADIARFVHHQTGDRYDVLRSKPMALADEQRLGVDDVDALHAVAAKYYRIIVMDSGNDESDAMWRRMIDLADQIVVATTTRDDHAEAGALLLEGLAARGARAAALADQAVVVVNQADRSAPRDDARRVAGGFAPLAQHVATIPFDPAMVGGHLRFATLRPATQRAWLAAGAAVARTL